Proteins from one Fragaria vesca subsp. vesca linkage group LG6, FraVesHawaii_1.0, whole genome shotgun sequence genomic window:
- the LOC101304010 gene encoding GDP-mannose 3,5-epimerase 1-like, which produces MGSAGESGYGAYTYEALEREPYWPSEKLRISITGAGGFIASHIARRLKNEGHYIIASDWKKNEHMTEDMFCDEFHLVDLRVMDNCLKVTKDVDHVFNLAADMGGMGFIQSNHSVIMYNNTMISFNMLEAARITGVKRFFYASSACIYPEFKQLETNVSLKEADAWPAEPQDAYGLEKLATEELCKHYTKDFGIECRIGRFHNIYGPFGTWKGGREKAPAAFCRKALTSTDKFEMWGDGLQTRSFTFIDECVEGVLRLTKSDFREPVNIGSDEMVSMNEMAEIVLSFENKKLPIQHIPGPEGVRGRNSDNTLIKEKLGWAPTMRLKDGLRFTYFWIKEQIEKEKAQGTDLSVYGSSKVVGTQAPVQLGSLRAADGKE; this is translated from the exons ATGGGAAGTGCTGGTGAGAGTGGCTATGGCGCATACACCTATGAGGCCCTTGAGAGGGAGCCTTATTGGCCCTCGGAAAAACTCCGAATTTCAATTACTGGGGCTGGTGGCTTTATCGCCTCCCACATTGCCCGCCGATTGAAGAATGAGGGTCACTACATTATTGCTTCTGACTGGAAGAAGAATGAGCACATGACTGAAGACATGTTCTGCGATGAATTCCATCTTGTGGATCTCAGGGTCATGGATAACTGCTTGAAGGTTACCAAGGACGTTGATCATGTGTTCAACCTTGCTGCTGATATGGGCGGCATGGGATTCATTCAGTCCAATCACTCTGTCATTATGTACAACAATACCATGATCAGCTTTAACATGCTGGAAGCTGCTAGGATCACTGGAGTGAAAAG GTTTTTCTATGCTTCCAGTGCTTGTATTTATCCTGAGTTTAAGCAGCTGGAAACTAATGTGAGCTTGAAGGAGGCGGATGCCTGGCCGGCAGAG CCTCAAGATGCTTATGGCTTAGAGAAACTTGCAACTGAGGAGTTGTGCAAGCACTACACCAAAGACTTTGGAATCGAATGTCGTATTGGAAGGTTCCACAATATTTATGGTCCTTTTGGAACCTGGAAAG GGGGCAGGGAAAAGGCACCTGCTGCTTTCTGCAGAAAGGCTCTCACATCCACTGATAAGTTTGAGATGTGGGGAGATGGACTTCAGACCCGATCCTTCACCTTTATTGATGAATGTGTTGAAGGTGTACTCCG GTTGACAAAGTCCGACTTCCGTGAGCCAGTGAATATTGGAAGTGACGAGATGGTCAGCATGAATGAGATGGCTGAGATTGTTCTTAGCTTTGAGAACAAGAAGCTGCCTATTCAGCACATTCCTGGACCAGAGGGTGTCCGTGGTCGTAACTCTGACAACACTCTGATCAAAGAGAAACTTGGCTGGGCTCCTACCATGAGGCTGAAG GATGGACTGAGGTTTACATACTTCTGGATCAAGGAACAGATTGAGAAAGAGAAAGCACAAGGTACTGACCTGTCGGTTTATGGGTCATCTAAGGTGGTGGGAACTCAAGCCCCAGTTCAACTTGGTTCACTTCGTGCCGCTGATGGCAAAGAGTGA